One genomic region from Nilaparvata lugens isolate BPH chromosome 3, ASM1435652v1, whole genome shotgun sequence encodes:
- the LOC111043786 gene encoding protein Wnt-16 isoform X2, whose translation MSCNSRTVVQSIVVLCVVVVGVECGGVVGGGAPGPNWMYLGVTGVGPPMQRNPAAGGPETDDAETAEAKAVCSAIPGLVAQQVDVCLDHPDTIRSVADGARRAIDECQHQFRNERWNCSTGGTEDQSVFGYVLERGSKETAFVYAVTSAGVVYAVTHACSSGNLTECNCDVGKQGQTTPEGWKWGGCSDNLQYGIQFARRFVDAPERIKPSTAVTAKAKRAWSVRTRMNIHNNEVGRQTVATLMRVQCRCHGVSGSCELKTCWKTMPSFDEVGDLLKRKYRTAVQVNRGSILGVSHNKRGRPRRKRKAKRRIPLAKADLVHIHKSPDYCVHDPNRGILGTQGRVCNKTSNGPDSCDLLCCGRGYNTQVIKRVERCHCKFVWCCYVKCKTCETLIDQHTCK comes from the coding sequence ATGAGCTGTAACAGTAGAACCGTTGTTCAGTCGATTGTTGTACTATgtgtggtggtggtgggggtggAGTGCGGGGGAGTGGTGGGGGGTGGTGCCCCGGGGCCCAACTGGATGTACCTGGGGGTGACGGGGGTTGGTCCGCCCATGCAACGCAACCCAGCTGCCGGAGGACCCGAGACAGACGACGCCGAGACGGCCGAAGCCAAAGCGGTCTGCAGCGCCATCCCGGGACTAGTCGCGCAACAAGTTGATGTGTGTTTAGACCACCCTGACACTATAAGGTCGGTAGCAGACGGGGCTCGGCGAGCGATAGACGAGTGTCAGCACCAGTTTCGGAACGAAAGGTGGAACTGTTCGACGGGAGGAACGGAGGACCAGAGTGTGTTCGGGTATGTGTTGGAGCGTGGCAGTAAGGAGACGGCGTTCGTGTACGCGGTGACTAGTGCGGGCGTCGTGTACGCGGTGACGCACGCGTGCAGCTCGGGGAACCTCACGGAGTGTAATTGTGACGTGGGGAAACAGGGACAGACCACGCCTGAAGGGTGGAAGTGGGGCGGATGTAGTGACAACCTCCAGTACGGCATCCAGTTCGCGCGCCGGTTCGTCGACGCCCCCGAACGCATCAAACCCTCCACCGCCGTCACCGCCAAGGCGAAGCGCGCCTGGAGTGTGCGCACACGCATGAACATACACAACAACGAGGTGGGCCGACAAACGGTGGCCACGCTCATGCGAGTCCAGTGTCGGTGTCACGGTGTGTCAGGATCCTGCGAGCTGAAAACCTGTTGGAAAACTATGCCGTCTTTCGACGAGGTGGGCGATCTCCTCAAACGCAAGTACCGCACAGCCGTACAAGTCAACCGAGGATCCATTCTAGGCGTTAGTCACAACAAACGCGGCCGTCCCCGTCGCAAGCGGAAGGCCAAACGCCGTATCCCACTCGCCAAAGCGGACCTGGTGCACATCCACAAGTCCCCCGACTACTGTGTGCATGACCCCAACCGAGGCATCCTCGGCACGCAGGGTCGGGTCTGCAACAAGACGTCCAACGGACCCGATTCGTGCGACCTGCTCTGCTGTGGGCGTGGCTACAACACTCAGGTCATTAAGCGCGTCGAGCGGTGTCACTGCAAGTTCGTCTGGTGCTGCTACGTCAAGTGCAAGACCTGCGAAACGCTTATCGATCAGCACACCTGCAAGTAG